One segment of Mastomys coucha isolate ucsf_1 unplaced genomic scaffold, UCSF_Mcou_1 pScaffold23, whole genome shotgun sequence DNA contains the following:
- the LOC116072203 gene encoding olfactory receptor 145-like — translation MAVANGSLVLEFILLGITEEPKLQIPLFLLFLIIYMVTTLGNLALVILIALNSHLHTPMYFFLFNLSLIDLCYSSVITPKMLMNFILRKNVISYTGCMTQLYFFCFFAISEYYVLTSMAYDRYVAICNPLLYTTVMSPRVCVYLILGSYLMGLLGAMIHTGCMLQLTFCDGNTINHYFCDILPLLQLSCTSTYVNEIELFVVAGKDIIVPTTIILTSYVFILRNIFQVRSTESRYKAFSTCSSHIFAVSLFFGSSTFMYLQPSSAGSMDEGKISSIFYTIMVPMMNPLIYSFRNKDVKVALRKTLSRRMY, via the coding sequence ATGGCTGTGGCAAATGGCTCTTTGGTGTTGGAATTCATTCTCTTGGGGATAACAGAAGAACCTAAACTCCAAATACCCCTCTTCTTACTTTTTCTAATAATATATATGGTGACCACATTAGGAAATTTGGCTTTGGTCATTCTAATTGCACTGAACTCTCACCTTCACACCCctatgtacttttttctttttaacttgtcCCTCATAGACCTCTGTTATTCTTCAGTGATTACACCAAAAATGCTGATGAACTTCATACTAAGGAAGAATGTTATCTCCTATACGGGATGCATGACCCAGCTCTACTTCTTCTGCTTTTTTGCAATATCTGAATATTATGTACTAACATCAATGGCCTATGATCGCTATGTGGCTATCTGTAATCCACTCTTGTATACCACTGTTATGTCCCCTAGGGTGTGTGTCTATCTTATACTTGGTTCATATTTGATGGGACTTTTGGGTGCCATGATTCACACTGGTTGCATGCTTCAACTGACCTTTTGTGATGGGAATACCATCAATCACTATTTCTGTGACATCCTCCCTTTACTGCAGCTCTCCTGTACCAGCACTTATGTCAATGAAATAGAGCTGTTTGTTGTAGCAGGAAAGGATATTATTGTTCCTACAACCATCATTCTTACTTCTTATGTCTTCATTCTTCGCAACATATTCCAAGTGAGATCCACAGAGAGCAGATACAAAGCCTTTAGTACCTGCAGTTCTCATATATttgctgtttctctgttttttggATCAAGCACATTTATGTATCTTCAGCCTTCCTCAGCTGGGTCTATGGATGAGGGAAAAATTTCTTCCATCTTTTATACTATTATGGTTCCCATGATGAATCCTTTAATCTACAGCTTTAGGAACAAAGATGTTAAAGTTGCCTTGAGGAAAACCCTGAGTAGGAGAATGTATTGA